The DNA window AACAGACTGAGCTAGGGTGGCTTTGCGTGCCAGTCAAAATAGGTTGTGAATTTAGTGAATGAGATCACAGAGGTACTTCTTTTTTCTACTAGTATCAccaggaggaaataataaaagtaaatgatcAGCAAAAAAGTCTGGGATTCCAAGGCTCAACCACACCAACCTGCACATATTTCAAACCAATTTCCCCGTTCTCTATCTTTTCAGATGGTTACTCCTTCCTTGGAACAAACTCATTAAGTTTTCCACAGCACGAGTGTcgacaaaggaaaagcaaaaggtCACCCATACCTCAGCAGCCTTCATTGGGTGGAGTTCATCCCCATGGAAGTTAATCTGTAACCCTATATTTTTCCCACTTTGAAGAATCCTTCTGGTGGAATCGAGATCAAAGACGCCCTTCTCACAGAACACATCTATATTGTCAACGTGTATTTCCCCATTTCTGCCAAGTTCCTTCAGCTTTGGGAGGTGGTTATTGATGATGTCATCAGCGGCTTCAGTAGCAGTTTTTCCTCTGAGGGAAGAAGAAAGTGAGATTACCGtgggcaagtttttttttttttaattggagaaagGGTTTTTTTGGCACTTGGAGAACCTGAGAAATTGTAGGTGAATGACCCCAAGCCCCAGAAAGGTAAAGAGAAGATCAAAGCTATAACTCAGGACTCTTAGCAATCGGGATGAGCCTACATAGCAGAGGTATTGATAAGACTTCTGTATACACTGACCCTATAGGCAGAGACTCAGATGGTTCATCCATTCTGGCACATCTGGGTTGCCTTTGGGAATGCCTGGCTGAAAAACTGAATCTTCTTGTCAAGGACACGTAGAGGACATCCTGGATGCTTCCCTGACAACCCAACCGTGAGCCCCTTACCTGGGCCAAGCTGTTTCCCTGACTTTTTCTTCCTCCACACTGTTTCTAGGAGCATCTGCCTAAGGCTTTCTGTCTCATCAGACATAGGGGAAGAAGACAGTAGGAGGCCCTGAAATTCTTTCTAAGATTCTGGGGTAGTTATACATGAGAAAGGTCTGGGCTTTTGAAGTCAGACACAGAGCTGCGCCACTTGCTAGCCGTATAACTTTGGACACATAATGTAGACGTCATTTGGCAtcctctgggcctcaggcttTATCTTCGGGGATCAAGATCAGACCTCAGAGGCTCACTGGCAGATGGAGAAATTTTCTGTAAAACTTTAGCCTTGTGTTTGGCACACAGAAGGCTCTCAGCAAAAACCATCTGGGTGGGTAGATAGAGGTGGGCTCTGAGGAGACACGTACTTATATATGCTGTTTCTAATTCTCGAGACAACCATACAGGATAAGCGTGTTATTTAGCTGGTTTACAGATAAGCAATTCAtgttcagaaaagttaagtgatcaaaacttaactcaaaatcaCCCAGCTGGAAGTAGCTAAGCtagactcaaacccaggtctggtGTCCCTCCAAAGCCTGAGACTTTTCTGCCATGTCACATTGTCTttcctactaaaaaaaaaaaaaaacaaaaaaaaacagactatAATAGACAGGATATCCCCAAAGTCTTAGTGCAGTTTCAAGCCATAATAATTTCAGAAGTATAAATGCTAAAAACATACAACAGACATCATTGGAAATATTaagtatttctatttcttttctacttagttctgtaaatttttcataataatttcaatgttaatttttttagttcCTTTGATTAAAGATGGTAAatgaaatattaacattaaaattttctttgtcaAAGTTCACAGAACTAAAGAAATGtacacattttttaatgattaaccTTAAAAGATTTAATTAACTTATGAATATGACTTAATTAAATGGGCTATTTATGTGATTAAACCATTTTTGTAAGCCTGCAGCATTTATTATCTAAGTTAGTTATCACCACTTAAAACTGCACTAAGACTTTGGAGACGTCTGATCGTTTGGTTCTAGGACTGCAGGCCTTCTGATCTAGTAATTCCGGGATGGATGAGATGCAGATGCAGAAGGGGAGAGAATTCTCTACAGCAAATCCATACAGTAGGAACTTTCTAGGTAAAGAGGAAAGTTGAAAAAAACATTTAcagcattaaaacaaaaatgtttgctgctaaacaagcaaacagatgaacaaaaataaaaacctcccTACGTCATCTTGACGTCAAGATTTGATCTACCTCCCACGGGGTGTTACTCAATTCCTGAAGTGCCTTTGGGCTCAGGGCTCACTGTCATGGGAAACTATTTAAATTAATATCTGTCATTTTAAAGGACCTATCAGGGGAATTTCTTTTTGTTAACCAAGAGTTTTGAACATCTCCTCTTCCTTCACTATTAAGGGACTTGCAAACGAATGGGTCTGGTGGGGCCCGCCTTCCTAAACCCATGTGTGTGAGACGCCTGAAGGTTGGAATCAGAACACCTTTCCAAAGGTTCCACTGGTCCCTCTGCAAGAGCTAATGTGCTGGTGCACCTTCACTCCCTGGAGAACGCAGCCCCACTTAGGCACCACATGAGCCCTTCTGCGTTCTCAGTACCCTGAGTTAAACCCCGGTCCCTTCGGCTGAGGTTACTTTGGCACCGAGTGAGCCCCGCAGTAAGTGGCTGAGATGCTGATGTCCAGCTCCCGCCGGGCGCGCTCAATCACGCGTAGCATCTTGAGCTCCGTCTCTAGGCTGAGGCCGTATCCGCTCTTGCACTCCACCAGCGTTGTCCCCGCCCTCATCATGCACCCAAGCCGCTGCTGGAAGGAACTGAACAGCTCCTCCTCCGAGGCCTGGCGCGTGCGCTCCACCGTGAAGTTGATCCCTCCTCCAGCCTGGTGGATATCCATGTATGTGGCTCCTGCCAACTGAACACACGGTTCACCCTTAGGTCTGCAAAATGCAGGGAGGTTGCAGGCAGCTCTACAGAACCTACGTACAGGGGTGATATTCGACATGACTGACAATTGATATGGCACAGGCACCAACCGATCAGGAAGGATGGTGGGGCACCATCCTTCTGGAAGTCCCTACTCTGCCAGGGTGGTGGGGAGTTGCAGGGGTCAGAGGTGTTTCAGGAAGGGACTGGGATGGCAGAAATGGGAGATGTGGGGAGGACTTGGGGCCTCAGGCTAGCGACAGTTTACCAACAGGTACAAAAGTATTTTGGTATTTTAACAAGCCAGTCAGTCTCGGTGTGTACCAGCTAGTCTCGGTACCTATGAGAAAGCAAAGCTTAGGCGATTAGGGACCTCACTGTGGTTTATTCAAGTCCCCACTAAGAGACCCAGAGCATTTCCACCCCTCAGTATTTGGCCACCTAGAGTTTCGGGCCTGACCTCTGTCACTCAAGCAAATAAAGAGGCTCTTTCTGGGATCCCACTGGACCCCTGTTACTCTGGGCAGCAGGGAGTGTGGTGCAAACAAAGTGTCCCCGCCTGCGGGGCTCCCTTAGTCACACCCTTCCCTTCTGTTCTTAATTCTGTCACGTTCAAGTTATTGCAAACTCAAGCTTTTAAGGAAAGTTTCAATGGTTTTATAATAAATGATCTTCGTTCATttcgtgttaaaaaaaaaaaccaacacctGATGGGTTTGGCCCTTTTTGCATCACTTTCTGCATCATTGAATGAGAGAATTAGACCGTAAATCTAAGGTTGATTTTCGGCTCTGAAATTCAATGATTTACGAAAGTCTTAAAAACAGTTCTAGATTGTTGAGAAAGGTAGACcatttttgaagaaattttttctttttctgaaataatcCAATTTAGCTGTTAGGCtgcacaggtttttaaaaaacagtgtgaAGAAAAGACACGGAGGGAAcaacctgaaaaggctacgtactgTAGGATTCCAagtctatgacattctggaaaaggcaaaactatggagacagtagaaagatcagtggttgccagggactggggggagaCAGGGATGAAGCGGCAGAGCAGAGAAGATTTTGGGGGCAGTAAaattactctgtatgatactacagtgGTGGGggcatgtcattacacatttgccCAAACCTAAAGGATGCACAACAAGAGTCAACAGTCATGAAAGCTATGAActctgggtgatgatgatgtgtcaatgtaggttcatccatggtaacaaatgtaccactctggtcaGGGATGTTGAAAATGGAAAAGGCTGTGCtttgggcagggggcagggagcagtggtatatgggaaatctctgtacctttcatTCAATtgttctgtgaacctaaaactactctaaaaaataaagtctactaaAAACCAGGAAataaacaatgtgaaaatgactcaaACCAGGGATTTGAGGGTTGACTGCAGCTAATTAATGACTGACAAAGACTACAATTTATGTTTCTTAATaagtttcatttttctggaaaaaaagtgGGAACAAtataagacattttatttttgtgattaatAATATGTTTTTCCAAGTTTGACCCCAATGAATGGTGATTTTCAAACTGTTTCCTGGAGTCCCTTCAAAGGCTACCAAGGGAtggaatgaggaaaagaaaagagaggagaaattaGTGAGCAAAGCAGGTCAGCTCTATTTTAAAAGGAGGATTCGGCAGCTAAAACAGCTTGAAAACTATTATACTTGAAATGACTGACAGCCCTGGGCACAGTATAAAGGTTTGGTACCAAGTTATAAATTGGTTAATTTTGTTGTAATTGATTTCCATAGTCCAAGCCAGTAAAAATATCCGTTAAAAAGACATgtaaacatttgttgtaaagcctaACAGCCTACAAACTCTAGAAAACCATGTCTATATTTGTGCTTTATTTTGATTTGCTATTGTTTATTGCAGTTACCTTCATCGCAAACTCATGAACTCTTTCACCAGCCCATactggatgtgtgtgtgcatcCACTAAACCTGTAATCAATAAATCAAATCACGTTTAAAGTTAAGAAACAGAAAGCACTTAGCAGGCAGACTCTACTATACAGTTCTTAGGAAAGCAGGATGGTGGTCAGCCATcttggaggaggggggagaagggagaattTGTCTGCATGGTTCCAAGAAGACTCCCTGCATGGTTGGTCTAGAAGGCTCTAATGGAGGAGGGTGACTTAACATGATGAAAATATCCCCTAAAGAAATACAGCTCCTTTTGCCCAATAAATCCATGCTCACCAAGCAACCTTTTAGAACAGGATGTCAAATCTATTAGCTGAGCAAAACCAAGGACTATATGACCAAGGAAGAATCTGGGTGTGAAAAAGAATAATACTATCCCTACCCTCAACTTTGAGCAGGAAAAGTATAAAATCAGAAAGATGAAtctttctttaagaaagaaaaatattttaattaaagagaAACTATAAAATGGTCACTTGAAACTTTTGTTTATCCCAGTACAATTTGGTAAAGTCCGTCCTTCCAGAACATTCAAAGTGCCTCATAGATTAAATGGCTCATTAGTGGTTCCGATCGGAGTAAAATCAAAAGTCCCCACCATATATTCTCTACCATATTCTGCTCTTTCTCATGAGGTTTCACCCTGACTTTCTCTCCTGACCCCCAAGGACCAGATAGCAGAagctctgtcacacacacacagcacacaagTATAAATCCTAGCCTCTGTGTTTGCGCAGAACTCAAAATTTGTGAAATTTGTTTCAGAGGATTACATAGAACATAGAAAATGTAGGAGATAATGGTTAATAAATTGATTCTGTTATCAATCActgaagatacaaatgaacttcaaTGAAACCTCTAGGGTTTCTTGGTTTATGTTTTTTCGCCTGGAGATGGGTCCTTTGTTTCATACTCTATACAAATTTAGAGTATATTCTGGAATTACAGAGAGCAATTTGCTGTCTTTGCCTCCCCTATGCCATGGATtaataaaattcttccaacagcTTTTGAACCCAAGCCCAGCACAGCTGGTTCTCTTCAACATATGAGTGGGAAGAAgtggagtgaatgaatgggtGGGACTCCCAGTTTGCCCTTCACCTGTTTAGAGATCTTTGGTAAGATATTTCACCCCTAAACATCAGTGTTCTAATCTGCAATGTGTAGATAATGATACTTACCTTCCAGGGCAGTTCGGTTTCATTCAACATGAAAGTGTGTTTGTAAAGCAGCTAGACATTTACTAGTagaaattcaataaatggtagctattatattttcataatattgtgAAACCTTGTTTAAAACAAGCTACTACTCTTCCTCTTTACACTACTAAAACTGCTTTCAGGGCTTTACTGAAAAAGAGGTTAATACCTGGCAAGATGCATTTCCCGGAACAGTCAATTCTTTCTTGAAATGTTTCTTCTGAAAACTGTTTTTGGATAGCATCAGCAGGACCGATGGCTTTTATGAACccatctctgaaaaaaaaaaaattaagaaattattactaactttgggggaaatattgtgaaaattttgACCAATGATCACATTATTGATGCCTTTTGGTGTCAGtcaatatttattgtatttcctTCTTGAGTGTGTGTCTTTGGAAATTGACTCTAGCCACATGCAAGGCAAAAAGTCAAATCAGGTGTAGCAGAGATTGCTAATTGTTCCCCAAGATCAATGTTCCCTTTTCCCACAGTGCTAGATTCCTAAATTTTAGCTGGAGGCATGACCACCCAGAATAAAGACCACCTTTCCGTGTCTCCCATCAGccaggtgtggccatgtgactaagttctagCCAATAGGATCGTTTTCTCTGCCTACTTCCTACTGGCTGGAATGTAGACACCATAATGAGAGATGGCACAGCAATCCTGGATGTTGGAGTGCCTGTGAGCAAGAGGGCAGTGCTCAGCTGAGCAAGACAGTAGGCATCGGGTCTGGATCCTCCGTGGAGTACGGCCATCAACTAGCCCTAGGTTCCTACATCCATGCAATTCTGTTAACTCATTTTAACAAGTTTTTGACAGTAACACTgggaatgtttttatttctttgttaattaaaaacaaacacacacagagtccCTAAAAGCTGGGCTCTTACACAACCCTAAGCAGATTCAGATAAGGGATGAGACTTGTGTAATCGCAGTGCCATGGGCTCTCCAATTCAGATGGGCACCCAACCCTCATTACCACTCCAAGTCCACCCTTCCAAACTCTGGCTGTTCTTTTATTCTCAGAAGTGTAAATGAAAGTAACGGAAAATGTCCTCTCTTTCTGGTGGCTGAATCCTAATTATCTATCACCCCAAACCATCGCCATCTGAACATTTTCTGTGGTTCTCAAGCTTTGGGGTGCAGACGAAGTGGGTGGGAGACGTGCTTTGTAAAAATTCAGATCTCAGAACTCCACCCATAGAGATCCTGATTCAAAAGACCTGGGGATAGGTGGGGACTGGGTGGAGGggattggatgaaggtagtcaaaatgtacaaacttccaattataagataaataagtactagggatgtactgtacagcatgataaatatgatgaacactgctgtatgttacttATGAAAGTTGTTCAAAGAATACGTCCTAGGAGTTCTggtcacaaggaaaaaatttttttctacttctttgaatttgtatctatatgagaggATGGATGTTCACTATACTTactggtaatcatttcatgatgtatgtaagtcaaatcgtGCTGTTCACCTTAAAtctatacagtgctgtatgccaattatatctcaataaaacttgaaaaaaagaaaaaagatctgggGATGGGGGGGCGGCATCAGAAgtctgtctttaaaaagaaaaatctcaggcCGTCTGAGTCAGGTGGTCCCCCGTCCGCACTTCAAGAAGCATTGGAGAGAACCCCTACGCCTTCAGATTGCTGCAATTATATTTTATCAGCAGAAGCGGGATCTTGACGCTCCCCAGTGGGATGTGCAGCTTGAGAGAGGTTTCTTCAACTGAATGACAACCGGAGGCGGCCAAATACATTAGCAACAGGCGCCTAAAAGGCAGGCGTGCCAATGACTCCCTGGGTGCGAAAAGGCTGTTACCGCGTTCCCCTCCACAGCGCACAAGTTACAGAAAGAGCACCAAGCTGGGCCTTGGCTGACCGGTGCCCCCCAGCACACGACCCGGGGCGCCCGCAGCTCCAGAGCGCGCGGCCACTTACGTGCCCACCACCAGGCTGGCGCCCTCCAGCACCGCCAGGCTGCGCAGCGCGTCCCGCGCCAGGAAGCGCTCGCCGCGGGCGCACACCAGCACCACTTGCCGCGCGTTCTCCAGCAGGAGGCGGTGGCCGTCCGCCATGTCGCTGCGCACCGCAGGTCTAGCAGAAGCTGTGCGGCTCCCGCCGCTGGCTGCCAGCGTTAGAGAGGACAGGTCCGCAGGCGGTGCCGCCCGGGGCCAGCaaggaggggcggggcgggggcgggcgctCGTAGCAGCTGCCAGTCCAGACCGCCGGGGATGCGCGCCTCCCCCCACTACGAACCGGCAATAAGAGTACCAGCAACGAGAATGATGATTAGTAATAAACGTTATAGTGGAATCTTCTCTTTCCTGTTCGCTTTGTCATGCTCTGGGTAAATGTGGTAGAGAGTCCTGTCCCtactttacaggtaaggaaactgctTCTCTGCgtaggggagagagaaaggcgGGCTGCGACGATCACGTGACCTGGCGGAAAGGAGTCACCGAGGGCGAGGGGGCCCGGAGTGCGCagaatgggggaggagggggacctGGGTAGGGGCAGGGACCGGAACCTGAGACAGAGTCCCGGGAGGGGACAGAGTGGGGAGAAACCTCTGACCGGAAACTCGCGGCAGCCTGGGACTCGGGGGGCCGCCCGCAGAGGGAACCcggggatgggaaggagagggagtCGGTGGGGGGGTCGCTCCAGGGTCCGCGCGACCGCGAGTACCGCGGGTGCCGCGCACTTTGCGGTTGGCCCGCTCCGCCCCCGGATCCACTACTACACGGTCCCCGAGATGaagggggagcagggcaggggaggATAGAGCCGAGACTAAAAAATCGATTGGCGCCTTCGCCCATCTTTCCCTATCCTTCGCCTTCCTGAAGGATAGGTTGGAACGGCTCCTGAATGCAAACTCGTCGAGGTAAGATTGATTTCAGCTCAGTGTCGCCCACCGCAACTGTATCCGGTGGGGCCTGTCCTCACCGAGGTTGGAGACCGAATTAAGTTTGTTTAAGGAAGATGGTCTGTAATTCTTAGCCACATCTCTTCCTGCCTGTCAGTTGCTGTGAATACACTGGCAGGCACTGGGTTTTgagtttctcaaatattttattttgtttatacacTTTTATTAGAAGCTCTTTGTTAGGCCTTGCAGGACATTCAAagataggaaaacaaaaactttacAATCAAAAGGAAGACACTTTATGGACGCAAATAACATACGATAAAAGAAAGCTGCGGCCAGCAAACCTACCACAAAATCTAAAAGTCCATTTTTTGTCACtataaagccatttaaaaacgaagaagagaaagcaaaaacgCCTTTAAATGAACACAATAAATACGAATATACTTAAGCTTCATATTACGGCCATGAAAGAGACAGATCagacaggaaagagagaaaaagaagagggaggaagaattaAATAGATAATGTGAATAAAAGAGAccctaaaggggaaaaaaattcatagaTTACTCAGCTCAGACACACAATCAGAAACAGATGTGTGTctttcacagttttaaaaaaaaggtataataTATACAGAGAAATAATACTATAAGAAgtataggggtttccctggtggcgcactggttgagagtctgcctgccagtgccggggacacaggtttgtgccccgatccaggaagatcccacatgccgcagagcggctgagcccgtgagctatggccgctgagcctgcgcgtccggagcctgtgctccgcaacgggagaggccacaacagtgagaggcctgcgtgccgcaaaaaaaaaaaaaaaaaaaaaaaaaaaaaagaagtataaaatccAAACGGAATTTCTTGAACAACCATAGAAACAgtggaaaatagaaacacataaaGTCACTAATTCATAgagaaatattaacattttgtttataaaatttatgCTAAAGACTTGAATCTGCTACATTTTGCAATTATAGGCATATTTGCAGATGTTGCAATTAGAGGTATAAACTAAGCACGGGGTGAAATTATAGGCACATAGAAGGCTGTGGGGTTCAGTAAACTTGTCGTAATCCCACTTCTGTAACTTATGAGCtatttgaccttgggcaatttacttaatttctctaagcctcattttcctcatccatATCATGGGAATAATTGATTCTACTTTATGGACTTGTTTGAGCTTTAAATAAGATGAAGTGTAAATCACTCGGCCCAGTGCCTAGCTCTAAAgaagtattattattactgttagtTTATTTTAATCCTGCTATTTGTCTTGCTGGTcaattaagttaaagatctgaTTTCAACCAACAGTCCTTCAAagaatataccatgttcttaaaGCTTACAAGCTCTTGGTAAGTCTAAAAGAAATCATACTTTTTCTTCATGGGAATTTATATCTGTGGGTGAACTGAGTGTATCCAATTACAGTCCAGATAGACAGCATTCCCCAAAAAGCTCCTGCAAACAAGAAGTTTGCAGAAGCACAAAGGTTAAGAGTGGACTTCTCTCTTCCGGTCATGGTTAAATAATTATAGAGGGAGGGGTGAGGATAACACATTTTTCCTCAGAAATAACCAGCATCCCTGTAGCACTTTTTGGTTCACAAAGTACTTTTCACATCATGGGACTCAAATTGGCTGATTTCTTTCCCCTACTCTTCCTTCCTCTTGAACTCCAGTAATATTTTTAGTTTGCAAAAGGTGCAGTCAGAAATGTCAACAGAAAAGCCCATACCAAATAGCTAGCTTGACGCCAGCAGGTCCTTAAAGGTCAAGCTGAAGGTAATTTCCTCACTATCACGCTCTGCTTCTGACCTAATGAAAAGAGGCGGGTCCCAGAGCAGGCCAAGGACCTAGTGGCTCCCGGCTTTCCTGTAAATAAAAAATTGCTAGTGCTGGTCTCCACAAACTGTGTCCCAGGACACAGTTCACAGCCCTTTCTCCTAGTATTTGTCCAACTGGGCCGGAATGAGGTGGGAAAAACTTGAAAGGCATTGAGTCTGAGAGAATCTGTCTAAATCTTCATTTGCATGTGGGGGACAAACAGAGCTTTCTCTCTCCTAATAAGAGAATCTGCAAATCCATTTTCATTGAATTGTAGAGAGAGTTGTTGAGAAAATCAAACACAAACTGCTTCAGATAACATGTGCTAGATATTGTTATTGTGAATTCATTTAGAATTGGTCTAGGACTTTAGGTTTGGACATTATAAAACCCcattcctagggcttccctggtggcgcagtggttgagagtccgcctgccgatgcaggggacacgggttcgtgccccggtctgggaagatcccacgtgccccagagcggctaggcccgtgagccatggccgctgagcctgcgcgtctggagcctgtgctccgcaacaggagaggccacagcagtgagaggcccgtgtaccgcaaaaaaaaaaaaaaaaattcctctttctCCACTTCCACAAAGATTGGAATAATAAGAATCAGCCCTAAGGTGAGTCAGATTCCCCAAATTTGTATGGATATTGGTGGTCAATTCCTCTCAAACGACTGGGTTTCAATAACTTTAATTCAGGGTTCCTTAGGAAAGCTAGTTGTCACTTACCTCTcctattcttttcaagtgctgtGGTTATTCACAAGACAAAATGGACCAGAAAGAGGACAGATCTGGATATCTACTCTGAAGAAAGTATAAGCAATTATTTCCCTATCAGTCTATCATCAGTAGGCACTTCCCATACATTAGCTGTGCTTGGAAATTGCAACAAGGCTGTAAGAAAGGTATGAGTATCCATACTTGATAGAAACAGCAGCTAAGGTGCGCTGAGTTTACTTGGGTAGGCCTAAGAGAAAGAGCTGGGTGGAgtcagaggcaggattcaaactTGCCTGTTTCCAAAGGCCAGGGTCTTTCCACAGTGCCATTCGTGCTGCCCCTACGATGACACACATCAAAGGACCCCGACTCAGTCTTTTATATAATGTGGTGACCACGTGTGATTGCATAATGTTAGAATAATGCGAGAATTAAACCAACCAGCATGGTGTTCACTTGgaagaacagtattttttttttgaacagtaTATTTTATACCCACATCCCCTTAGATGTCTAATATTGATAGATATCTCAAACTTACCATGTTCTAAACTGAAACTTTgctcttcccacccacccctttccccacagacagccttctctgtctctgttgaTGGCACCTCCATTCTTTATTTCCTGGGCTCTTTATctcataccccacatccaaaccATCAGCCAGTCATGT is part of the Phocoena sinus isolate mPhoSin1 chromosome 10, mPhoSin1.pri, whole genome shotgun sequence genome and encodes:
- the AMDHD1 gene encoding probable imidazolonepropionase; translated protein: MADGHRLLLENARQVVLVCARGERFLARDALRSLAVLEGASLVVGTDGFIKAIGPADAIQKQFSEETFQERIDCSGKCILPGLVDAHTHPVWAGERVHEFAMKLAGATYMDIHQAGGGINFTVERTRQASEEELFSSFQQRLGCMMRAGTTLVECKSGYGLSLETELKMLRVIERARRELDISISATYCGAHSVPKGKTATEAADDIINNHLPKLKELGRNGEIHVDNIDVFCEKGVFDLDSTRRILQSGKNIGLQINFHGDELHPMKAAELGVELGAQAISHLEEVSDEGIAAMAAARCSAVLLPTTAYMLRLKQPRARKMLDEGVIVALGSDFNPNAYCFSMPMVMHLACVNMRMSMPEALAAATINAAYALGKSHTHGSLEVGKRGDLIIINSSRWEHLIYQFGGHHELIDYVIAKGKVIYKK